One Zeugodacus cucurbitae isolate PBARC_wt_2022May chromosome 3, idZeuCucr1.2, whole genome shotgun sequence genomic region harbors:
- the LOC105220278 gene encoding leukocyte receptor cluster member 8 homolog, whose protein sequence is MSDTITAPLIPQLQEMQQQQQHNGVNTNASNAQQWYSNPWYANQQYQQQYSQYYQYYMRYGLQQQQQQSQQSNNAPPGFSNSLNQHADKNLPPLPAGPPPPPPMTPGNNQLQGNQKGFGGIRFNLNQQKRLANAPNPLQNSNSPMNTAVFQNNTTNNGINTMAMNNVNGSGKKKRKRNKKQNPLQQQQQAAFDAHFENLNTSQQMNGSFVNTSLPPPTIPPPITADLTKPPPPIMPYSNFKTHDAVDVNKQGEQKPLTNSVSSTEPPNKKINMFNNPNDAWPESLNSYVARCYAKCATDLDKDQIDICLKGKIMAAANRNELWTRDWDNEPVPSVHSERNNVQMQLYNQKQKQQQPQEHTQDTQNYKQQQNQINQKQSTQQKNLKGISRSLNARLGQRNSFGGAQRTSRDSRSRSRSPPSNKYRKRSTRSRSCSPTLSPRRKICRSSSSESSDRRSSENFIPFNCSSKKTQKANNSKRSKHVKSTNSKSKVPFYSSSIGGAVDDDTTRLQQRAARFSQGSLSKKSVVSVASSPFGVAKQQKQRKSVTSLGGRMYMDIESTGGFETGLDLFDLHIVGTCRDLEKSFLRLTKAPMPSEVRPIEVLAHSLQNVKQKWKDNQDYYYACDQLKSIRQDLTVQGIRDKFTVEVYETHARIAMEKGDHEEFNQCQTQLKMLYTEVGASVNSLEFTAYRILYYIFTKNTLDTTTVLRSIKQSQRDDPAIAHALAFRSAWAQGNYCKLFQLYKSAPLMAGHLIDWFIDRERKSALRTILKAYRPSIGIDYISNLLAFGSKEKCKEWLETFSMQMISAESDHIDCKLATTMNI, encoded by the exons ATGTCGGACACCATAACTGCACCCTTAATACCACAATTACAAGagatgcaacaacagcagcaacataaTGGCGTTAACACCAACGCATCTAACGCCCAACAATGGTATTCCAATCCGTGGTATGCTAAtcaacaatatcaacaacaatatAGCCAATATTATCAATACTATATGCGATAcggattacaacaacaacaacaacagtctcAACAAAGCAATAATGCACCCCCTGGATTTAGTAATTCTCTAAATCAACATGCCGATAAAAATTTACCACCACTACCAGCTGGTCCACCGCCTCCACCGCCAATGACCCCTGGTAACAATCAGTTGCAGGGTAATCAGAAAGGGTTTGGTGGTATACGGTTTAACTTGAATCAACAGAAGCGCTTAGCCAATGCTCCCAATCCGTTACAAAATTCAAACTCCCCGATGAATACTGCAGTTTTCCAAAATAATACGACTAATAATGGTATAAATACTATGGCTATGAACAACGTAAACGGTAGTGGTAAAAAAAAGCGTAAACGAAATAAGAAACAGAACcctctacaacaacagcagcaggctGCTTTCGATGCACATTTCGAAAACCTGAATACGAGTCAACAAATGAATGGAAGCTTCGTTAACACATCTTTACCACCACCTACAATTCCTCCTCCTATAACTGCGGATTTAACGAAACCGCCTCCTCCAATTATGCCGTATTCCAACTTCAAAACCCATGATGCGGTTGATGTTAATAAACAGGGCGAACAAAAACCACTTACTAACAGTGTTAGTTCTACCGAGCCgcctaataaaaaaataaatatgtttaataatcCCAATGATGCTTGGCCAGAGTCTTTGAATAGTTATGTAGCTCGTTGCTATGCTAAATGTGCTACCGATTTGGATAAGGACCAAATTGATATATGTCTGAAAGGAAAAATAATGGCAGCAGCTAATCGGAATGAGCTTTGGACTCGAGATTGGGATAATGAGCCTGTTCCGAGTGTGCACAGTGAAAgaaacaatgtacaaatgcaactgtACAACcagaaacaaaagcaacaacagccacAGGAACATACACAAGACACACAAAATTATAAGcagcaacaaaatcaaataaaccAGAAACAATCAACACAACAAAAGAATTTAAAAGGTATATCACGTAGTTTAAACGCTCGATTAGGTCAACGGAATTCGTTTGGTGGCGCACAGAGGACATCAAGAGATTCTAGGAGTCGTTCGCG CTCTCCGCCATCAAATAAATATCGCAAACGAAGTACGCGCTCTCGTTCATGTAGTCCCACATTAAGTCCGCGTCGGAAAATTTGTCGAAGTTCTAGTTCCGAATCATCTGATCGTCGATCTTCTGAAAATTTCATTCCATTTAATTGTTCTAGTAAAAAGACGCAAAAGGCTAATAACTCCAAGAGAAGTAAACATGTTAAAAGCACAAATTCAAAATCCAAAGTACCTTTTTATTCGTCTTCTATCGGTGGGGCAGTTGATGATGATACTACTCGTTTGCAACAACGCGCAGCTCGATTCTCTCAAGGATCATTGTCGAAGAAGTCGGTTGTCTCGGTAGCAAGTTCTCCTTTCGGTGTAgcgaaacaacaaaagcaaagaaaGAGCGTAACTAGTTTGGGTGGGCGTATGTATATGGATATCGAATCCACGGGAGGTTTTGAGACAGGGTTAGATTTATTCGATTTACATATAGTAGGTACGTGTAGGGATTTGGAGAAGTCATTTCTTCGTTTGACAAAGGCACCAATGCCGTCGGAAGTGCGGCCCATTGAGGTGTTAGCGCATTCGCTGCAAAATGTCAAACAAAAATGGAAAGACAATCAGGATTATTATTATGCATGCGATCAGCTTAAGTCTATACGTCAAGATCTGACG GTCCAAGGTATTCGAGATAAGTTCACGGTAGAAGTATATGAAACACACGCCCGTATTGCAATGGAAAAAGGTGATCATGAAGAGTTCAATCAATGCCAAACacaattaaaaatgctttatacGGAAGTGGGAGCAAGTGTGAATTCATTAGAATTTACAGCATATAGAATACTGtactatatatttacaaaaaatacctTGG ATACAACAACTGTGCTGCGCTCAATAAAACAATCTCAGCGTGATGATCCAGCTATTGCACATGCGCTAGCCTTCCGGTCGGCATGGGCGCAGGGTAACTACTGCAAGTTGTTCCAACTTTACAAGTCAGCACCTCTGATGGCGGGACATTTGATTGATTGGTTCATCGATAGAGAGCGCAAGAGTGCACTGcgcactattttaaaggc ttaCCGACCCTCTATTGGCATTGACTATATCTCGAATTTACTTGCTTTTGGAAGTAAAGAAAAATGTAAAGAGTGGCTAGAGACATTCAGCATGCAAATGATTAGTGCTGAAAGTGATCATATTGATTGcaaattagcaacaacaatgaatatCTA
- the LOC128920272 gene encoding uncharacterized protein LOC128920272, producing the protein MDVEMASPSTPTMRSVVPAPRPGTAPIAARRTTIPTAVPQPTTGTTAPTAPGNSMASTPASPALTADLQRIRCPLCRRPHRLSHCGIFKGMPPMQRQQVAQAHGYCLNCLGTTHATQECPSNNRCQICVRSHHTLLHRTTRRDAGRQAAPRTSDNIRRSQRAPLIQYRRRGPPSAESRHWQHRATSARRQQPRPQSRRSTGLSSVVATLQQLQRLLG; encoded by the coding sequence ATGGACGTAGAAATGGCATCACCATCAACGCCAACTATGCGTTCGGTTGTTCCCGCTCCGCGCCCTGGAACTGCCCCAATCGCAGCACGCCGGACCACCATTCCAACCGCCGTGCCTCAACCAACAACAGGCACCACCGCGCCAACGGCCCCGGGCAATAGCATGGCATCAACACCAGCATCACCCGCACTAACAGCGGATTTGCAGCGCATTCGATGCCCATTGTGTCGACGCCCGCATCGACTATCGCACTGCGGCATTTTTAAAGGCATGCCACCGATGCAACGCCAACAAGTTGCACAGGCACACGGCTATTGCCTAAATTGCCTGGGAACTACTCACGCAACGCAGGAGTGCCCGTCCAACAATCGCTGCCAAATCTGTGTGCGTTCGCATCACACGCTGCTGCACCGCACTACCAGACGCGACGCAGGGCGACAAGCGGCTCCTCGCACCAGTGATAACATCAGGCGTTCTCAAAGAGCGCCTTTGATACAATACCGCCGGCGTGGACCCCCGTCTGCAGAATCCCGTCACTGGCAACACCGTGCCACATCAGCACGACGTCAGCAGCCTAGGCCGCAATCCCGCCGGTCAACAGGCCTCAGCAGCGTCGTAGCCACGCTACAGCAGTTACAGCGGCTTCTAGGCTAA